Part of the Candidatus Methylomirabilis tolerans genome is shown below.
TGATCGTCTCCAGGAGTCCGCACGGGCTCGAGGAGATCCATCGGTTGCTTTCCTCCAGCATCATCGGAGCCACGGGAGCCGACGTCACAATCTTCAGCCTGCTCGCCGGTTTGACCGCTCTTTTCCTTGCGGTCACCCATCGACGTACCCTGCTCTTCCTCATGGACCCTGCTATGGCCGCCGCAGTGGGAATGAACATCGCTCGCTGGGCAGCGCTCATCTCCACCTTACTCGGACTGGCCGTGGGATTGTCCATCAGATCTTCCGGGATGTTGTATACGTTTGGATGCCTGGTACTGCCCGCCCTTATCGCAAAGAATCTCTGCCGCGAGGTTCGCCCCATGTTCATTGTCGCCCCGCTCGTTGCCCTCATGACCGGCGCGATAGCGTTCGTGCTCGCAAACCA
Proteins encoded:
- a CDS encoding metal ABC transporter permease — protein: MIEEFLSSWPLFQNTYLVGWSIALLLSLVGVLAVARDQIFIGAAMSQASTLGITIAMWIGAWVAPAALPWFHSDNFLSAMAVAFSLVAALITTRGGKESGESHEAITGWVFLVSASLSILIVSRSPHGLEEIHRLLSSSIIGATGADVTIFSLLAGLTALFLAVTHRRTLLFLMDPAMAAAVGMNIARWAALISTLLGLAVGLSIRSSGMLYTFGCLVLPALIAKNLCREVRPMFIVAPLVALMTGAIAFVLAN